The following DNA comes from Argopecten irradians isolate NY unplaced genomic scaffold, Ai_NY scaffold_0514, whole genome shotgun sequence.
gaaaaacagaacaaaaataaagaaaattcaaaaagaattaaaaaaaaacccatacaTAGTGAACAAATGAATAGGAGCCTATAGGTATAAGTATATATGTAGACAACATCTTGATTTGCAAAGCTAGagatatataataaacaaaaaaaaatatagaaaacaatATGCAAACTCAATACTAATCAGATGCATATAGATAGAGAAATCATGAACTGAAGATGGTTTGCCAGCCTTTCCATGATTTGTTGAAGTGATCAATACTAATATTTTCTGTGCAattgttttttcaatattaaatcgATATCTAAGTATgttttaatatcattgaaaGTAAGCTTATTACTTTTTCTGGAAGAAACATAGATGAGGTATTTTGTATGAAGTTTTAAAAATTTAGAGGAAAGTGAGTTTGATAATTGTTGTGTCTCCCAAATAGGATTGGCATTAGATCTAGTTCTATATTTCTATCATTGCATTTTTAATCCATCTAATTAGGTGTTGCAAAAGAATTCTAGTTTCATCACATTCCCCAAATAAATGTGTGATGCATTCAgtttctattttatataaattacatgaGTTGCAATTCTTTACTCCAATGTCTTTTAAGTACATATTAAGGGGAAGAATTCTGTGTTGTAGCCTATTTTTGAACCATTTCAagatatttgtgtatattttttccaattttctATTTGAATTTTGGGATTTAAAAGCCATTTCAATTCTGCagtgttattattttgatttgattttgtcagATTTCTATATATATCCTTACATCTCTTCTTGTTTCAAGGATTTGCATATGATGTGGAATAAAAGGTTTATTGATAATGCAACTTGATTCTTTTTATCTAATTTCGTCTAATCTTAAGGCACTTTTAATTGATTCACATATTCTTctataaaacaagaaatttgaagattttccatcaaatatttacttaaaatttgtaaaacttAAATTTTTTTGACCTGCATCTAAAAAATCAGATACATATTTCACTCCCTTCTGCTACCATTCATTCTGGAAGAAGGACACATGGCCTATTTTTAGAGCCGGGTTGTACCAAATAGGAGATTTCAATATTTCTCTATACTTTGTTATTAAGTTCAAACGGCCATCCTTAACATCTACTTTACCACTCATAAGACGTAAAATTCATAGTCAAATTCATGCTATAATTTGTAGACCTGCCGTATAATTTTCCTTTgaaaagacaatcatatttatatgtgaaaaattaatgtctcgctgtgaatttgatataagtgatatcaaacaagtaaaataaaatgcatacagacgtttaaataattgttttcacaaacatttctttACTCCATTAGCActaattgtagctctaaagacgacaccattatttGTCTAacagtcttttgagctacaatattgcatatatgttggggcatcttaaccacttggccaccgcggtCCCTTACGCGTCAGAACGAAGTGCAACAAAACCTAAGGGCACCACGGAACCGCTCGTCCATCACGATACTTCTCCGATGTTTTAAGAACGAGCTTACGTTTGCCTAAATTCACCAACCTTTTAAACCCGTAAAGGTTACCAATACAACTGATATTTTTCCTGAAGTATATTGAATCATTGTTAATAGGAGAACAAATAGCAGTATGAATCCTTAACAGCATTTACTACAAAGGTATATGTTTGTCACACGTTCCTCCAGGCGATCGGTGAGATATTGGTAATGGGTTTAAGTCTAAAATAAGACAAATGCCTTAAACAGCAAAATAAATTGGACAATTTATGAATTAATGAATGAGTTACTCTACTATTGCCATCTGGGGGACTAACAAACGGAAGTGTTGTGGAAGTATATACTATAAAAGGGTAAGTTATTCTGTATCACATGATCAATACTATAATACTCTTtaatatgtggatatgaaggagtttttttcaaaatttattggTAATACAAGAATTATAAACATagtataaatcataaaataataaagtactgtgaaatcattaattttcgtggggcttaattttcgtggatttcgttttttaatcaaaatcaaCGAATTTACATCCCCACGAAAATATATACACCTATATAGaccaatgtcatgtaagttCATACATTATAGGATGATTATTTCATCACTAAATAAGGTATATTTCGGGGACAAGCATGACAAGTTCAAAGttggaaaatattgttcaaacaaagataGTGTTCAGAATTTCATAGACTTCATCCACATGTACcaacaaataattgattgaGATTATCATGACTCTATCAATGTGACACGATAATTGTTTGTTGGACACATCTGTAAAACACTGGCTGAGTACCGACTCTTGTAACCGTGTTGTGTGGTAGAGCTTAACACACTTGAGAGATCAAACAATACAGGTGACAGTGTCGACTATGTAttttaacggtaatgtgtaaggtcttctccacgaatttaagtgccaacgaaattgtaaaattatagaatccacgaaaattgagcccaacgaaaataaatgatttcacagtattaTCGGATGGATCAGCCAATTCTATACAACTCCTTTCCAATTTAAAGGGTAGACTATCCCTTTCTTCCAttcttgacagggttatcccgcgggAAAAGACAACTCACACGGGCTggacagtgacgtcatcaatacttGCGGCGACCATTTTTACGCAGATGGAtgttcatatcaactgtattttcaccatttctcaTTAATGTATAGGAGAAAAATCAAACAAGGGCCTggcaggtggacagggatatctcaaccttcGTGAAAAACTTTAACCAGCAATCCtcggttgagatatccctgtccacctgacaggcccatgtaagattctattaatcctTCATttctacatatgaaagagtgtttttttctctctttttttctctcttacCTCGACTTTTTATTGCAATTGAATTAAGTTTGGAAAAAAACGAGACTGCAAATCAATTCTCCGCACATAATAAATTTGTTGTCTGCATGCTTTATAACAAAAccagcctagtttctgaaaaagaagTTTAAAGATGGGGTTGTAAAATCCGCCCACGCTCCGATGTTTTTCCAAAGtttgcagtgttaaaggtctaggtacgtaattaatttatatatgtgctttttatctattttgtattttctaaaaaggcataaagggcaTAAGGTAATGTTTTCTAACAAAACATTGGGTATGTGTCAAGGGgacttattatttttgttaataaatgatacttcattctttattttatacccattgatgattttgtttatttatcaattttaacataaactgatttaaataaataaaaaaaattacaggaTAAAATTTGAGATATTGGATTTGCTTGAAATACTTGCGTGTGATCGATTTTGTTTTCACTTtcaaaccattttaaaaacccGCTTTAGATATAATCTTTTTCCCGattctttaaaaaatgaaatccaGGAAAAAACATTTCATAGGCTGAAATGTAGACAGGATGTTTttcttaaaaatcaatatttacccTAGATGACTGTAAATTCAAAATTCGTCATAGAcatcataataaaacaacagttagtgttaccatttttgtaaacttacatatatactatgaaattagtgcatttttattctttataaagttatctgcccttttatATAGGTATCGATTATGATGTAATGCTTTTGTGGATGAAATACGCCGTTTTGTCATGACGTTACCTTGCAATCAAATGGCGTAACAGGCGATGCCTACCAACAAGGGTAGATGTATAGCGCAGATACAGAATCATGACGAGCACCAATGTACACAATTGCTTCATATCATGTAACATAACATAAGCCTTTTGATTGATTGcttcatacaatatatatagttacacaAATGCGACATAAAGAATTGCTTGCAGGTTTCAAATACTTAATTTTAGGTCACGCCTCTATCTGTATATCTGTAGTTTCACAAGTTTGCATTAGAAATGTTTAAAACACCATATGCTTAGAGCTAGGCTTTCACAAACGGAACAAGCTACGGAGCTCAACTTTGGACATACAAGAGTTCTTGAAAAGCACGttcaatttttacaataatgtaaaaataattttttgaacGAACTTCAACGTATACGTTTGGTTGTTTACATCAAATGAGGTCATACTTAAGCATACTCTCAGGTACATATAATAGCCCATTTCAAGGCCATCTCAAATGGCGGAGATAGACCCCTTTGAAAATGGCAATTTAACCTTTTTCCCGACAAAAATGTTAGTTTCAGAGcctttaatatttaacatataagatgaatttttgttttgtataggCATAGCAAGGACAGATATCAAAGTTATGCTTCACATTGGCCTTgaccttcgttcaaggtcacatgggtcaaataggctgaaatatgtAAACGACTTCTTTCTAATAACCATGAGGCTAAGAAACTTGAGATTttgcctgtgacatgctgggatgaaggctaTAAAGAATATtcaaaggaatgaccttgaacttcattcaaggtcacatgggtttaataagctaaaatctttaaatagcTTTCTCCTAATAACCAAgtggcctagagacctgatatttggtcACACTacgataaagggctaccaagtttgttcaaatgaatgacattgaccttcattcaaggcccTGCGTTAAATATGctcaaatctttaaacaacttcttaataCATGTAACCAAGATGATCATAGATCTGATGTTAGCCCTGTGGCACGCTGAGACGAAGGGATATAAAGTTgattcaagtgaatgaccttgagatagtctaaaatatttaaatgacttcttctaaatacaaGTAACCAAGATGCCAAGAGATCTAATAtggggtctgtggcatgctggaatgaaggaaTTAGTTTAATTTTCTCATAAGTATGACACGGTGGTCATTGAATTGGTCACattggaaaaaataatgaaatgcattttctatAGGAAATAAACAACGACAAGATGGTGATAAAACTAAATTAACTTTGAATAAATCAGCATTTAACGCACTGCAACCATGACGAAGTCTTGTATGCATAATATCAAGTTTTCTGTTTCCAACTGACCGTCTTGCTACAGTCTTTTTCCGTTTGATTAgagttttaaattttgtaacagTTTCTGAAGATCTTACTGTCAAATCTAATGAATTCCAAAGCTTCACTGTACTGGGAAGAAACGATTTTTCAAATAGCACTAGGCGACACCAAGGGGATACATAATCATGATTATTTCTTAAGTTATAAACGGTACGTTCATTAACCCTATCAGgtaaaatatcatgtaaataaGACGGAGCTATATTATgatgaattttataaaataatgataattttttctGCTTCCGTCTTTCCGATAATGTGTCCCAACCTGTTTCCATATATAATGAATTTCTACTTGCGAAAGAGGTTAAACCTGTAACTATTCTGGCAGCttctaattgtattttttctaatttttctgaATCTAAATTGGTGCATCTATCCCACACCTCACTCGCGTATTCCAATAAAGGTCTAATAAACACAGTATATAATTTAGACAGCGTTTCCCCttttaatgttaatttcaaCTTGCGCAAAACTGACAAATGCCGTGAGGCGGAGTTAGCGATATTAGTAATATGCGTTTcccatttcatattttcattcagAGTTATACCCAAGAgtttgtatcatataatggGGGGATAGATTCTGATAAAGCAGATTTTCCAATTAGACGATGCATCAATTTCCAATATAATTTTGAATCGTGTATAGCAAAATTGTCTATAATtccattaatattttcaaaaaaggaTACTTTAGcaaattttttcatattgttaACCCGGTTTCGTTGGTGTTTAAATCTCAATATATCACCTGGACTATTAGAGCTACGTGCTTTTTTATGCAAACGATCTCTTTTTCTAATTTCAGTACGTAATTCCGAGTTGAaccatggtttgtcattttttcTGATAGTTACTATTTTTCTGGGTATACACATATAAGCAAAGTTTAGAAAAGAGTCAGTGAAAATTTCACAAGCTTCGTCAACggaacaattttcaaatctctTTTGCCATGGAAATTCTCTGATTAATTTATTGAACTGATCATAGTCGGCATATTTATACAACCACATGTTACGCTGGTATGTTTTAGTAATGTTTTCTGTCAATTTAACAACCGCATGGGTAGCTGAATGGTCGCTAATTTCATTATTGACACGAATTACAGAAGATTCAATAACATTTACAGTATCACTGACAAGTATAGGATCGATAAGTGTACTGGAATGAGCAGTGACACGAGTAGGTTCATTAATCACATTAGATAAACTAAAAAGAAGAAGAAGCTCATTGAGTCTATGATTTCGAACTCTAAGTAAGTCAATAATTATATCGCCAAATATGAGAACATTAGAACTGATACCAAGAGCACTCTCGATGGATGATTGAAAATTGTCCCAAAAAGGCATATTTGGCCCTTCAGGACGATAGACAGTGCATATAAGATAAGAACAATTAGTGAAATTTAACTCAACCCAGATAATCTCTCCCCCATCAAATTCCAAATCATGTCTACGTTTAAAATGAACGTCGTTTGATATGTAAACCATAACACCACCCCCAAAACAGTTTCTATCAAGTCTTATGGGCTCTGAATATCCCTCTATCAATACATCAGAATTTAAAACGTTTTCATCTAAGTGTGTTTCAGTTAaaagtatacatgtgtattcaTTAGCCAGCTGTTCAATATCTCCAATTTTATTGCGTATACTCCTTGCATTGaggtgaaaaaatgataattcattttgctcATGCTCGGGTCCAGGATTAGTTTCAATATCATTGCTTAGGATCagtatcaataaaaatgttaagTAATGATTATGGTTTGCTAAAAGAGGCTTATGATACCGAATACTAATGGTCATTCCATATTTCACAAATGATTTAAGACGTTTAAAAACAATACcgaacaaatgaaaaagaaTAGATAAAAAAGATAACATACATTTATAGTGCAGTGATTCAATAACGCCATGAGTTTTTAAATAGTGTGTCCCAACCGCCGCTCTATATTGATCTATGTCAATACCCATTTACATAATAAAAACGACTAGCATCTATACATAGTGGAGCGACGAGACACACATTTTGAATAACCAAATGCTGGGTACTGGTATGGAACAAAGTATCAAATAAAAACGGAGACAAGCAAATGAAAAACAGAGAACAAAAAAAAGCAAGATAAACATAATAAGTAATCAGAAACAGATTCCTTCATTCCTTCTATCAAGAGGGATTGGCAGCAAAAGAAATAATATGAACGGTATTTGAATATCCTTGCTTTCTATTAATAAACTGACAACATATAGACATAGATCTTTTCAACATTAACCATTAAtagttgtacatatttatcaaaacatatatacaatacatgttcaAATCAAAAGGATAGTGGTGAAAGTGGGGtttgtatttttgaattttgattgtGGACCttactaattaattaattagttaattcACACATTGCTATATCTAAATATCTATACATTTCCTACAAATACCTAGATACGTGTATAAACTAAATTTCCTGGTAAGTAATtggtaaatatattgtatacaaaattTGCTTAATACCAATTAATTAAATCTATTGGCAACAAAGACATGTACTATTCAATTTTGGTGCTATATGATGAATTGTAAAGGGCTAGAATTCTAATATGAGAAATGTATTCAAAGGTGTATTcaataatgtaatgttatattaataacattacaaatgatattttatatatcagtgtCTTGGGTCACGAATGTCTATTTCGTAATGGGTTCGGATAAGAACTTTACGGCTGTCTGGAGTTTCTTTCAGAAATATGCGCCCATCCATCGTCCAGAATGCGTAGATACTTTTATCGTTTTTCAGCTGGAGTAGATGTGAAATTAGACCTTGGCGGTATTTCGTTAGGTCTTCCGTTATGAATGTTCTGTTCGGGTTACGCGCCAGTTTCGCTTTCGCCATGTAGATTTTGTTTTTGACTTTCCAGTTTCTCAGTCGACAAATGATTTGAGCTTTCCCAGTAGAAGTGTTGATTTTACCAATAATATGAGATCTGTCGATGTCATTCTCCGATATTACCACGTCGAGTTTTTCACGCGCGAGTTTGACAATCACGGCATCGGTATTCTGGATTTCGTCGGGCCTAAGTGGAATGTTGTGGAAACGCAAGGAGTTTCTACGCCCATATTGCTCTAACTCCTCCATGCTACTCTGAACCTCGGACACCTGATCATAAAGAGACGCGTTTTCTTCTTTTAATTCCTTATTTTGATCCTCAAGAATCGTAATTCTCTCATCTTGGTTTTTTAAGCGTTCAAGAAGAGGGCTGACAGCCTTCGTTACAGCGTTTTGAACAGCTGCATCAATGCTAGGTGTTATAGCATCGGTGACCATAACACATAGTTTCTCCATAAATGTAGAATCAttgaatttattgtttataatttgaTCAAGGTTCACCGTTTTTCCTTTAGATAATTGGAGAGTAAGGCCTGAAGTTTTGGGTGTAGAAAAAAGATCAGGGCATGATAAATCAGGTAGAGAGCTTCTTCGTTTTGAAGCGGAGTCGATAGGACTAGTAGCTTGTTGTTTACGTTTAGTTGGACTGGCTGGCATACTGGTAGTTGATAGTACAAAAGCACGTGCGTTAAACAGGTTTACCTGTGCTCACCTGTGTcagcgtatatatatatataatatagtgcATAGAGTGTCCAAACTCAAGTCGCGTAGAACAAGTTTTCTTTAAATCGAACACAATTCCTGTTAAGTTCATCCATAAACTGACACATTAAACAAATGGTGCAACATGTCTAATCATTAGTACCCACTTGTAAATGATGGAATAAGCAAGTCTTCTACCGCCGATCCTATGTGCGTCAAGTCAGGTAGTCCGCCATATTGTCATGAAGgaataccaagtttgttcaaatgaatgacattaatCAAGTTTCAAGAGgttaaaacatttgatattacCGGATCATTCATACTGACTCTCTAATATATCTTGAGTATGCACCATGATTACCAGATAACACGTGAGCGATTCGGGCCCTTTGTGCCCGTGTTGTCTATTTCAGCGCTGTCCGTTCGTCCTCTCGGTAATGGCACATACGAACACTACAAACGGATGACAGGAAGGACACATAAATACACATGTGCAGCTATAATCATTATTGTTCTTTCTTTTGTTCCTTCGTTCTTCCGTTCACTCGTTATTTCTTTCTTTCGGTCGTGCCCTCGTTGATTCCCTGTATTTGAAGCTAAGGGAAAAAGCGATCGATTACCGGAATGGAAATCCCGTATTTTAATCGCGATCAAATTTAGCTTCTTTTTTTCGAATCTAATTTGGTACCAATGAGTTTCTGTTCCTTTTTcatcataaaatgttttactgaGTCGACGACTGCAGAATTCATTAATTTATCGGAAGCTGTACGCGTAAGAACGAATAACAACAAAATCTTGAGGTTGTTTTAAGAACGAGCTTACGTTTGTCTTCACTTACCGTGATTAACCCATAAATGTCATAGAACATTGTTTCATGAAAAATGAATCATTGCTAATACGAAAAAATAGCAGTATGAATCCTTGACACCATTTACTACGAAAGTATATGTATACCTATAGTTCCTCGCGTGGTTGAAAAAGTGCTCGTGCAGGCGAAAGGCAAGATCAGTGAGATAATTTTATTGGTTTAGGTCTAAAATAAGACAAACGCCCGTCATTTATCTACAGATCCTCAGTAGAAAATTATTTAGTCACCATTTACAAAATAGTCTATGTAATAGTATATATTTCTATGTAATagtctatatatctatgtaatagtctatatatctatgtaatagtctatatatctatgtaatagtctatattatttatgttaaataatatTGTGTTGACGAGTAATATAACGTGAATAACAATTTCTAAATGTACTTAATATCAACCCAGGACCCGCGTGATTGAAGTAGATCATGTTACCATGACGATAGCCAAGTTGACGTGGCTAGAGTCGATACGACCAACACAGAAGCTGAGCTCTCGCAACATTCacatttagaaaaataaaagcaGTTTCGGGTAAGGTATTTACCTTTAACATTGGAACAAAATGAGATTTTATAAACCAggaaataatttatgttttaatgcattattttttttttaatttcagatgATGCTAACTTACCGTGGATTGTTCGCCTGCTCAATGGTTTTCCTGgttataatcaattttatacTTCTTTACGaatacagacaatatttacatCTCCAAACATATTTGATTCAAGATAATTTCTCTGTCGAAATGAAGACAAGTGTACACAAGGCATATGCAAAAAGTGCATCGGAATACAACTCAGGCACATGTTACTTTCCGAATCTTGAGCCATACGGACCGGAAGTAAAAAGATTCGTAAAAGTACGAAAGCACCATGACTGTGGTCGATGGAATCTGATTACATACAGGGAAGGGATGAAACTCATCGTTAATAAAACAGTCACTTCTCACTATCCGTTATTTGCAAACTGTTCCTATCAACCTTATGTGAAGGAAGTTGAACACGATAGTAGAAAGTTGTTCTTAAAAGAAAGATTCCGAACATTTAACGAATCCATTGATATCACTGATCAGTTTTACATGGTTAGTTGTTTCAATACAAAGAAAACGTTGCTAGGACAGCAACACTTTGCATCTGTCATAAGAAATGAAACCTTGATGAAGTTAAGACAAGGATATCGGTCTGATATCGCTAACCCGGCGTTAAGAAGACCCATGGATGTCGTTATGGTTGGTCTCGAGTCGACATCCAGACTGAATTTTTTCCGTCAGATGAACTATACGAAAGCCTTCCTGGATAGTATCTCTACTGTAGACATGTTAGGGTACAATAAGGCAGGCCTTAACACGTTACCGAACACAGCCCCCATACTCACAGGCATGACGCTGCAGGAGATGGATATTTCTCATGGATTCTTCgataaatatcaatttgtctGGAAAGACTACATGAACGCTGGCTATCTGACATTTTTTAGCGAGGATGCGTCTTCTTTCGGGATATTTAACTACCTTAACAGcggttttaaatatttacctgtagactattACATGCGGCAGTTTATATCAGGATTAGAATCAACCAacagaaatcaaacaaataaactctGTTCGGGAAATTCACTCATATTACAGGCTGTGTTTGATCAGTTATCCGAGTTCATCACCACATATCATGACGTTCCGAAGTTTGCAATTTCTAACATTTGTAAACCGACACACGATAACGCTAATGGGCTAGGCATTGAGGATCTACCTCTCGCGAGGACACTTACGATCCTCCAAAAACGTGGAGCCCTGGACAATACTGTGCTAATTGTCTTTGGGGATCATGGTAGTCGATACGGTAACATAAGAAATACATATCAAGGGAGAATAGAGGAAAACATGCCAGCGCTGTTTATCTCCCTTCCGCTTTGGTTTCGTAAGGAAAATAGTGAATTATATGAAACTCTGAAATCTAATAGAAAGAAATTAACAAGTAACATCGATATATATGCTACACTTCAGGATATACTAGAAATAGGTAAAGGCCACATAGCGCCGAGTTACAATGGGAAATACGGAACCAGCCTTCTGCGGAATATTAGGACGAACAGGAAATGTGAGGATTTAAAGATACCAACACACTTCTGTGTCTGCCAGAACTTCTACAGTATTTATTCCACTGAATCAAAAATCGTCCGTGAAATATCATATTGGGTGGTGAAAGAAATTAACACGATGTTAGTGAATGTTACTGTTTGTGTAGATTTGGCCTTGAATAATATCAGTCATGCGTGGAAGTCTATGAATACAACTAATGTTACGTCACCGCTTCATGGGGACTACGTAATACAGTTCAGTGTTCTACCGAGCCATGCTGAATTTGAGGTCACCGTCATGTATTATGGAGAGAGATTCTCTCTACTTGGTGATATATTACGTACAAATAAATACGAGAGAGAATCGTATTGTGTCTCTAGTCATAAGAATATGGCGGTGTTGGAGAGATATTGCTATTGTCGAGATCAATTATCATCTTCGAACTTTATAAATAATGCCACACCTACATAACACGTATCTTTGCTGTATACC
Coding sequences within:
- the LOC138312903 gene encoding uncharacterized protein, with the protein product MKTSVHKAYAKSASEYNSGTCYFPNLEPYGPEVKRFVKVRKHHDCGRWNLITYREGMKLIVNKTVTSHYPLFANCSYQPYVKEVEHDSRKLFLKERFRTFNESIDITDQFYMVSCFNTKKTLLGQQHFASVIRNETLMKLRQGYRSDIANPALRRPMDVVMVGLESTSRLNFFRQMNYTKAFLDSISTVDMLGYNKAGLNTLPNTAPILTGMTLQEMDISHGFFDKYQFVWKDYMNAGYLTFFSEDASSFGIFNYLNSGFKYLPVDYYMRQFISGLESTNRNQTNKLCSGNSLILQAVFDQLSEFITTYHDVPKFAISNICKPTHDNANGLGIEDLPLARTLTILQKRGALDNTVLIVFGDHGSRYGNIRNTYQGRIEENMPALFISLPLWFRKENSELYETLKSNRKKLTSNIDIYATLQDILEIGKGHIAPSYNGKYGTSLLRNIRTNRKCEDLKIPTHFCVCQNFYSIYSTESKIVREISYWVVKEINTMLVNVTVCVDLALNNISHAWKSMNTTNVTSPLHGDYVIQFSVLPSHAEFEVTVMYYGERFSLLGDILRTNKYERESYCVSSHKNMAVLERYCYCRDQLSSSNFINNATPT